In Halobacterium sp. R2-5, the following are encoded in one genomic region:
- the map gene encoding type II methionyl aminopeptidase, giving the protein MADSVEVGSEAYEKYVEAGEILTEVMAEAADRVEVGVTQLEVAEFAEERIRELGGEPAFPVNISVDEEASHAAPGADDDTEFGEEMVCLDVGVHVDGHIADAATTVDLSGNPELVEAAEEALDAAVDAVEPGVHTGEIGAEIQDVIEAYGYNPVVNLTGHGVDVFDAHTGPNVPNRAVDSGTELEVGDVLAIEPFATDGTGKVSEGSDTEIYEVVGSGNVRDRRARQLLDDLEAFDGLPFAARWVDSPRAEMSLRRLEMADIVRSYPVLKEREGALVSQDEHTLVVTEDGCTVTTN; this is encoded by the coding sequence ATGGCAGACAGCGTCGAAGTGGGCTCGGAGGCCTACGAGAAGTACGTCGAGGCCGGCGAGATTCTGACCGAAGTGATGGCGGAGGCCGCCGACCGCGTGGAGGTCGGCGTCACGCAGCTGGAGGTCGCGGAGTTCGCCGAGGAGCGCATCCGCGAGCTCGGCGGCGAGCCGGCGTTCCCGGTGAACATCAGCGTCGACGAGGAGGCCAGTCACGCGGCGCCTGGCGCCGACGACGACACGGAGTTCGGCGAGGAGATGGTGTGTCTGGACGTCGGCGTGCACGTCGACGGCCACATCGCGGACGCCGCGACCACCGTCGACCTCTCCGGGAACCCCGAGCTCGTCGAGGCGGCCGAGGAGGCCCTCGACGCCGCCGTCGACGCCGTCGAACCGGGCGTCCACACGGGCGAAATCGGCGCCGAGATCCAGGACGTCATCGAGGCGTACGGCTACAACCCCGTGGTGAACCTGACGGGCCACGGCGTCGACGTCTTCGACGCACACACGGGGCCGAACGTCCCGAACCGCGCCGTCGACTCCGGCACCGAGCTCGAGGTCGGGGACGTGCTCGCGATCGAGCCGTTCGCGACCGACGGCACGGGGAAGGTCTCGGAGGGCTCGGACACCGAAATCTACGAGGTCGTCGGCTCCGGGAACGTCCGCGACCGCCGCGCGCGCCAGCTGCTCGACGACCTCGAGGCGTTCGACGGGCTGCCGTTCGCGGCGCGCTGGGTCGACTCGCCGCGCGCGGAGATGAGTCTGCGGCGCCTGGAGATGGCGGACATCGTGCGGTCGTACCCGGTGCTGAAGGAGCGCGAGGGCGCGCTCGTCAGCCAGGACGAGCACACGCTCGTCGTCACCGAGGACGGCTGTACGGTGACGACGAACTAG
- a CDS encoding tRNA (N(6)-L-threonylcarbamoyladenosine(37)-C(2))-methylthiotransferase yields the protein MARYHIETYGCTSNRGESREIERRLRDAGHHKVDGADDADVAILNTCTVVEKTERNMLRRAQELEEETADLIVTGCMALAQGEEFADADVDAQVLHWDDVPEAVTNGECPTTTPDADPILDGVIGILPIARGCMSNCSYCITKQATGRVDSPPVEENVEKARALVHAGAKEIRITGQDTGVYGWDEGERKLPELLERIATEVEGDFRVRVGMANPGGVHGIREELAAVFAEHDEIYNFLHAPVQSGSDDVLADMRRQHEVEQYVDIVETFDDYLEEWTLSTDFIVGFPTETERDHEQSMALLRETRPEKINVTRFSKRPGTDAADMKGLGGQTKKDRSKAMTDLKMDVVGDAHEAMVGTERDVLVTEQGTGDSVKCYDDAYRQIIVQNASEHGLEPGDFATVEVTGHQTVYAFGEPVTPVDADDGRASTTAD from the coding sequence ATGGCCCGGTACCACATCGAGACGTACGGGTGCACCTCGAACCGCGGCGAGAGCCGCGAGATCGAGCGGCGCCTCCGCGACGCCGGCCACCACAAGGTCGACGGGGCCGACGACGCGGACGTCGCCATCCTGAACACCTGTACGGTCGTCGAGAAGACGGAGCGGAACATGCTCCGGCGGGCCCAAGAGCTAGAAGAGGAGACGGCGGACCTCATCGTCACGGGCTGCATGGCGCTCGCGCAGGGCGAGGAGTTCGCCGACGCGGACGTCGACGCGCAGGTGCTGCACTGGGACGACGTCCCGGAAGCCGTGACGAACGGCGAGTGCCCGACGACGACGCCCGACGCCGACCCCATCCTGGACGGCGTCATCGGCATCCTCCCCATCGCGCGGGGCTGCATGAGCAACTGCTCGTACTGCATCACGAAGCAGGCGACCGGGCGCGTGGACTCCCCGCCCGTCGAGGAGAACGTCGAGAAGGCGCGGGCGCTCGTCCACGCCGGCGCGAAGGAGATTCGCATCACCGGCCAGGACACGGGCGTCTACGGCTGGGACGAGGGCGAGCGCAAGCTGCCCGAACTGCTGGAGCGCATCGCCACGGAGGTCGAGGGCGACTTCCGCGTCAGAGTGGGGATGGCCAACCCCGGCGGCGTCCACGGCATCCGCGAGGAGCTCGCGGCGGTGTTCGCCGAGCACGACGAGATCTACAACTTCCTGCACGCGCCCGTGCAGTCCGGCAGCGACGACGTGCTCGCGGACATGCGCCGCCAGCACGAGGTCGAACAGTACGTCGACATCGTGGAGACGTTCGACGACTACTTAGAGGAGTGGACGCTGTCGACGGACTTCATCGTCGGTTTCCCCACGGAGACCGAGCGCGACCACGAGCAGTCGATGGCGCTGCTGCGGGAGACCCGCCCGGAGAAGATCAACGTCACGCGGTTCTCCAAGCGCCCCGGCACGGACGCGGCGGACATGAAGGGGCTCGGCGGCCAGACGAAGAAGGACCGCTCGAAGGCGATGACCGACCTGAAGATGGACGTCGTCGGCGACGCCCACGAGGCGATGGTCGGCACCGAGCGGGACGTGCTCGTCACCGAGCAGGGGACCGGCGACTCCGTGAAGTGCTACGACGACGCCTACCGGCAGATCATCGTCCAGAACGCCAGCGAGCACGGCCTCGAACCCGGGGACTTCGCGACCGTCGAGGTCACCGGCCACCAGACCGTCTACGCGTTCGGCGAGCCCGTGACGCCGGTCGACGCCGACGACGGGCGCGCGAGCACGACCGCGGACTGA
- a CDS encoding cation diffusion facilitator family transporter has product MDRSSAVRHVGGVVFAANLVLVVAKAGVWWATGSIAVGSEAVNSLADVAYSLVVVGGLYLTTQPPDFEHPHGHERIEPFVSLFVAVGVLAAGAGVIWSASTSLLSGSYGRSAGLVGVVLLVGTALGKYALYRYCLRAAHDYHSPAVHATALDNRNDILTASAALAGVLGSAAGYPILDPVAALVVALGILYTGYEIIRDNVNYLVGAAPPADLRDEILERALAHPDVEGAHDVVAHYVGPEVDVSLHVEVEGQMTLHEVHDIETEVIESVRELPEVDDVFVHVDPKGLGEWKEERRAR; this is encoded by the coding sequence ATGGACCGGAGTTCGGCGGTCCGGCACGTCGGCGGCGTCGTCTTCGCCGCGAACCTCGTGCTCGTCGTCGCGAAGGCGGGCGTCTGGTGGGCCACCGGGAGCATCGCGGTCGGCTCCGAGGCAGTCAACAGCCTCGCCGACGTCGCGTACTCGCTGGTCGTCGTCGGCGGCCTCTACCTCACTACGCAGCCGCCGGACTTCGAGCACCCGCACGGCCACGAGCGCATCGAGCCGTTCGTCTCGCTGTTCGTCGCAGTGGGCGTGCTCGCCGCGGGTGCCGGCGTCATCTGGTCGGCGTCCACGTCGCTGCTCTCGGGGTCGTACGGCCGCAGCGCCGGCCTCGTGGGCGTCGTTCTGCTCGTCGGAACCGCCCTCGGAAAGTACGCACTCTACCGGTACTGCCTGCGGGCCGCCCACGACTACCACTCGCCGGCCGTCCACGCCACCGCCCTCGACAACCGCAACGACATCCTCACCGCGAGCGCCGCGCTCGCTGGCGTCCTCGGTTCGGCCGCCGGCTACCCGATTCTCGACCCGGTGGCGGCGCTCGTGGTCGCGCTCGGCATCCTCTACACGGGCTACGAGATCATCCGCGACAACGTCAACTACCTCGTCGGCGCGGCGCCGCCCGCGGACCTCCGCGACGAGATTCTCGAACGCGCGCTCGCCCACCCCGACGTGGAGGGCGCCCACGACGTCGTCGCCCACTACGTCGGCCCCGAGGTCGACGTCAGCCTCCACGTCGAGGTGGAGGGCCAGATGACCCTCCACGAGGTCCACGACATCGAGACCGAGGTCATCGAGTCGGTCCGCGAGCTGCCGGAGGTCGACGACGTGTTCGTTCACGTCGACCCGAAGGGGCTCGGCGAGTGGAAGGAGGAGCGCCGCGCCCGGTAG
- a CDS encoding HIT domain-containing protein, with the protein MDQVFAPWRIEWVERDDKNEDVDCVFCEYPERGDDREHLVVARAERAFVMLNNYPYSPGHCMVIPHDHTGDYTDLDDETLLDHARLKQATFDAIEDAFGPDGFNAGQNLGGDAAGGSIDDHLHTHVVPRWSGDTNFMPVIGDTKVIVEALDESYDRLHEAFADHPAAVETNAGAPKLVFD; encoded by the coding sequence ATGGACCAGGTGTTCGCGCCGTGGCGAATCGAGTGGGTCGAACGCGACGACAAGAACGAGGACGTCGACTGCGTGTTCTGCGAGTACCCCGAGCGGGGCGACGACCGCGAGCACCTCGTCGTCGCGCGCGCCGAACGCGCGTTCGTGATGCTGAACAACTACCCGTACAGCCCCGGGCACTGCATGGTCATCCCCCACGACCACACGGGCGACTACACCGACCTCGACGACGAGACGCTGCTCGACCACGCGCGCCTCAAGCAGGCGACCTTCGACGCCATCGAGGACGCCTTCGGTCCGGACGGGTTCAACGCCGGCCAGAACCTCGGCGGGGACGCCGCGGGCGGCAGCATCGACGACCACCTCCACACGCACGTCGTCCCGCGGTGGAGCGGCGACACGAACTTCATGCCCGTAATCGGCGACACGAAGGTCATCGTGGAAGCCCTCGACGAGTCCTACGACCGCCTGCACGAGGCGTTCGCCGACCACCCCGCGGCCGTCGAGACCAACGCCGGCGCGCCGAAGCTCGTTTTCGACTGA
- the deoC gene encoding deoxyribose-phosphate aldolase, which yields MNREELAARVDHTVLGPTTTPADVERVVEEATEYGLNVCIPPCYVADVRSYAPDDLTVATVVGFPHGQHATEAKASEASLAHEDGADELDVVTNVGRLKAGDLDAVREDLEAVVDATPLPVKVIIETPLLDDEEKHDACRAAKDAGADMVKTATGFSDGGATVPDVELMSEYLPVKASGGVGDYEDARAMFDAGAERIGASSGVNIVETFDG from the coding sequence ATGAATCGCGAGGAGCTCGCCGCGCGCGTCGACCACACCGTGCTCGGCCCGACGACGACGCCCGCCGACGTCGAGCGCGTCGTCGAGGAGGCCACGGAGTACGGACTGAACGTCTGCATCCCGCCGTGTTACGTCGCCGACGTGCGGAGCTACGCGCCCGACGACCTCACGGTCGCGACCGTCGTCGGGTTCCCGCACGGCCAGCACGCCACGGAGGCGAAAGCGAGTGAGGCCAGTCTCGCGCACGAGGACGGCGCGGACGAGCTCGACGTCGTGACGAACGTCGGGCGCCTGAAGGCCGGCGACCTCGACGCCGTCCGCGAGGACCTCGAAGCGGTCGTGGACGCCACGCCGCTCCCGGTGAAGGTCATCATCGAGACGCCGCTGCTCGACGACGAGGAGAAACACGACGCCTGCCGGGCCGCGAAGGACGCCGGCGCGGACATGGTGAAGACCGCGACGGGGTTCTCGGACGGCGGCGCGACGGTGCCGGACGTGGAGCTGATGAGCGAGTACCTCCCCGTGAAGGCCAGCGGCGGCGTCGGCGACTACGAGGACGCGCGAGCGATGTTCGACGCGGGGGCCGAGCGCATCGGTGCCTCCTCGGGCGTGAACATCGTGGAGACGTTCGACGGGTAG
- a CDS encoding ribose 1,5-bisphosphate isomerase, with the protein MLAPQVDTTADDIAEMEVRGAATIARAAAEALEAQARASEADTPAAFREDLRAAARRLRDTRPTAVSLPNALRYVLNEVDGDSVEELREATVEASQRFRAQLERAQDDLGAIGANRLRDGDTIMTHCHSTDALACVEAAVDDGKEIEAIVKETRPRKQGHITARQLREMDVPVTMVVDNAARRYLDDVDHVLVGADSIAADGSVINKVGTSILAVAARERGVPVMVAAQTLKLHPDTLTGHTVEIEMRDESEVLSDEERADIGDVTVENPAFDVTPPRYVDAIVTERGQFPPESIVTLMRELYGEGTSEPWAEE; encoded by the coding sequence ATGCTCGCACCGCAGGTCGACACCACCGCCGACGACATCGCGGAGATGGAAGTCCGGGGCGCCGCCACTATCGCGCGCGCCGCCGCGGAGGCGCTGGAGGCGCAGGCTCGCGCCAGCGAGGCGGACACGCCCGCGGCGTTCCGCGAGGACCTGCGGGCGGCCGCCCGCCGCCTCCGCGACACCCGCCCGACCGCCGTCAGCCTGCCGAACGCGCTGCGGTACGTCCTCAACGAAGTGGACGGCGACTCCGTCGAGGAACTCCGGGAGGCGACCGTCGAGGCGTCCCAGCGCTTCCGCGCGCAACTGGAGCGCGCGCAGGACGACCTCGGCGCCATCGGCGCGAACCGCCTGCGGGACGGCGACACCATCATGACGCACTGCCACTCGACGGACGCGCTGGCGTGCGTCGAGGCCGCCGTCGACGACGGCAAGGAGATCGAGGCCATCGTCAAGGAGACCCGCCCGCGCAAGCAGGGCCACATCACCGCCAGACAGCTCCGCGAGATGGACGTCCCCGTGACGATGGTCGTGGACAACGCCGCGCGGCGCTACCTCGACGACGTCGACCACGTGCTCGTGGGCGCGGACTCCATCGCCGCGGACGGCTCCGTCATCAACAAGGTCGGCACCAGCATCCTCGCGGTCGCGGCCCGCGAGCGCGGCGTCCCCGTGATGGTCGCCGCGCAGACGCTGAAGCTCCACCCGGACACGCTCACCGGCCACACCGTCGAGATCGAGATGCGCGACGAGTCCGAGGTGCTCAGCGACGAGGAGCGCGCGGACATCGGCGACGTGACCGTCGAGAACCCCGCGTTCGACGTGACGCCGCCGCGGTACGTCGACGCCATCGTCACCGAGCGCGGGCAGTTCCCCCCGGAGAGCATCGTCACCCTGATGCGGGAGCTGTACGGCGAGGGCACCAGCGAACCCTGGGCGGAGGAATAG
- a CDS encoding DUF63 family protein, whose protein sequence is MVLPSGFALPPLPYLAVVAAAVAAVGWLLVRESPPVTDRTVLAFGPWMVLGSTLYVCFQLGVFPDAVAPFFGSPIVYATTFVAAGATWLAARRTDRTLLALAAVGTALAVLPAAAAVNYGLANDTLTLAWPLAAVAAAAILGHVAWWGVERLRPDDAAIVGAAGALAVFGHVLDGTSTAVGVDVLGFGEQTPLSAAIMHAAAGLPTEPVLGVGWLFVLVKVALAAGVVVLLAEYVREEPAEGNLLLAVVTAVGLGPGAHNVLLFVAANPAGF, encoded by the coding sequence ATGGTCTTGCCTTCTGGGTTCGCGCTCCCCCCGCTCCCCTATCTCGCGGTCGTCGCCGCGGCCGTCGCCGCCGTCGGATGGCTGCTCGTCCGCGAGTCGCCGCCGGTGACCGACCGCACCGTGCTCGCGTTCGGCCCGTGGATGGTGCTCGGGTCGACGCTGTACGTCTGCTTCCAGCTCGGCGTCTTCCCGGACGCCGTCGCTCCTTTCTTCGGTTCGCCCATCGTCTACGCGACGACGTTCGTCGCCGCTGGCGCGACGTGGCTCGCCGCGCGCCGCACCGACCGGACGCTGCTCGCGCTCGCCGCCGTCGGCACCGCGCTCGCCGTTCTCCCTGCTGCTGCCGCAGTCAACTACGGGCTCGCGAACGACACGCTGACCCTCGCGTGGCCCCTCGCCGCCGTCGCCGCCGCAGCCATCCTCGGGCACGTCGCGTGGTGGGGCGTCGAACGCCTGCGGCCGGACGACGCCGCCATCGTCGGCGCGGCCGGCGCGCTCGCCGTGTTCGGGCACGTCCTCGACGGCACCTCCACCGCGGTCGGCGTGGACGTCCTCGGGTTCGGCGAGCAGACGCCGCTCTCGGCGGCCATCATGCACGCCGCCGCTGGCCTCCCGACCGAACCCGTGCTCGGCGTCGGCTGGCTGTTCGTGCTCGTGAAAGTCGCGCTCGCCGCCGGCGTGGTCGTCCTGCTCGCCGAGTACGTCCGCGAGGAGCCCGCCGAAGGTAACCTCCTGCTCGCCGTCGTGACCGCCGTCGGGCTCGGGCCCGGCGCGCACAACGTCCTGCTGTTCGTCGCCGCGAACCCCGCAGGATTTTAG
- a CDS encoding PfkB family carbohydrate kinase has product MVRVVAAGHVNWDVTLRVDALPEPDGESRIVSQRRSGGGSAANAAVALAGFDVDTGLVGSVGDDENGLLARRELDEVGVDLDGLRVVEDAETSVKYLVVDGDGEVMVLGNDGANEAVHPADVDADYVERADHVHLTSQRPETAARIAELADEAGVNVSFDPGRRLDERDFSAAIDRTDVLFVNDREALEILEEDATYAESDVDCRVVVVKHGSDGATVHTPDASFDHPGFDVEPVDTTGAGDAFAAGFIAVHLDYPEDYERALEFANACGALAARSEGARTAPSFPEVEAFLGEQF; this is encoded by the coding sequence ATGGTTCGTGTAGTCGCCGCCGGCCACGTCAACTGGGACGTCACGCTCCGCGTCGACGCCCTCCCGGAGCCGGACGGCGAATCCCGCATCGTCTCCCAGCGCCGCTCGGGCGGCGGGAGCGCGGCCAACGCCGCGGTCGCGCTCGCCGGCTTCGACGTCGACACCGGGCTCGTGGGGAGCGTCGGGGACGACGAGAACGGGCTGCTCGCGCGCCGCGAGCTCGACGAGGTCGGCGTCGACCTCGACGGCCTCCGCGTCGTCGAGGACGCCGAGACGAGCGTGAAGTACCTCGTCGTGGACGGCGACGGCGAAGTGATGGTGCTCGGCAACGACGGCGCCAACGAGGCCGTCCACCCGGCGGACGTCGACGCCGACTACGTCGAGCGCGCCGACCACGTCCACCTCACCAGCCAGCGCCCCGAGACCGCCGCGCGCATCGCCGAACTCGCCGACGAGGCCGGCGTCAACGTCTCCTTCGACCCTGGCCGCCGCCTCGACGAGCGCGACTTCTCGGCGGCCATCGACCGCACCGACGTGCTCTTCGTCAACGACCGCGAAGCCCTCGAAATCCTGGAGGAGGACGCCACGTACGCCGAGTCGGACGTCGACTGCCGCGTCGTCGTCGTGAAGCACGGGTCGGACGGCGCGACCGTCCACACGCCCGACGCCTCCTTCGACCACCCCGGCTTCGACGTCGAACCCGTGGACACGACGGGCGCAGGGGACGCGTTCGCCGCCGGGTTCATCGCCGTCCACCTCGACTACCCCGAGGACTACGAGCGCGCCCTGGAGTTCGCGAACGCCTGCGGCGCGCTCGCCGCGCGCTCCGAGGGCGCCCGTACTGCCCCCTCGTTCCCCGAAGTGGAGGCGTTCCTCGGCGAGCAGTTCTGA
- a CDS encoding ABC transporter substrate-binding protein: MHQVSRRGWLAATATALTGGAGCLGLRDGDDPVTVGSLLPLSGEGMLGTMASHHERAIDAAVADVNDAGGVHGRTVVHEVGDTAADPETAGEAYQSLVDEGAVAIVGAVLSSVTTALAERPAEDGVLLLSPSSTSPSLASAGRGEDAKYFGRTCPNDRQQAAAMAKILDDRRYADADDATVLYVDDAFGTALVDAVTEATETEIRATVPFAPSDPDAGTRVTAATSGGPDAVVFVGTPGPSGAVLDELVAADYSGEVVVSAGMSVDASNRDYSGTYTASVASARTVGTQRLERDLVDLAPLMAYTVNAYDAAMLASLAAERAGDVTSTAAAQSLRAVAGGTGHSVTVGQFDRASELFDAGREVNYRGASGALDLQPDLEPLSAYLVERVQGGSVQTLELLQRSYFGGAEA; this comes from the coding sequence ATGCACCAAGTCAGTAGGCGCGGGTGGCTCGCGGCGACCGCCACCGCGCTGACCGGCGGCGCGGGCTGTCTCGGGCTCCGAGACGGCGACGACCCCGTGACCGTCGGCTCGTTGCTCCCGCTCTCGGGCGAAGGAATGCTCGGCACGATGGCGTCCCACCACGAGCGCGCCATCGACGCCGCCGTCGCGGACGTCAACGACGCCGGCGGCGTCCACGGCCGCACCGTCGTCCACGAGGTCGGGGACACCGCCGCCGACCCGGAGACCGCCGGGGAAGCCTACCAGTCGCTCGTCGACGAGGGCGCCGTCGCGATCGTCGGCGCGGTCCTCAGCAGCGTCACCACGGCGCTCGCCGAACGTCCCGCCGAGGACGGCGTCCTCCTGCTCAGCCCGTCCAGCACCAGCCCGTCGCTGGCGTCCGCCGGCCGCGGCGAGGACGCCAAGTACTTCGGGCGGACGTGCCCGAACGACCGCCAGCAGGCAGCCGCGATGGCGAAGATTCTCGACGACCGGCGGTACGCCGACGCCGACGACGCCACCGTGCTCTACGTCGACGACGCGTTCGGGACCGCGCTCGTCGACGCCGTCACCGAGGCCACGGAGACGGAGATCAGGGCGACCGTCCCGTTCGCGCCCTCGGACCCGGACGCCGGTACCCGCGTCACCGCCGCGACCAGCGGCGGCCCCGACGCGGTCGTCTTCGTCGGGACGCCCGGTCCCTCTGGCGCGGTGCTGGACGAACTCGTCGCCGCCGACTACAGCGGCGAAGTCGTCGTCAGCGCCGGGATGTCCGTCGACGCGTCGAACCGTGACTACTCGGGGACGTACACCGCGTCCGTCGCGTCCGCGCGCACTGTCGGCACGCAGCGCCTCGAACGGGACCTCGTAGACCTCGCGCCGCTGATGGCGTACACGGTCAACGCCTACGACGCCGCGATGCTCGCTTCGCTCGCCGCCGAGCGCGCCGGCGACGTCACCTCGACGGCGGCCGCGCAGTCGCTGCGCGCCGTCGCCGGCGGCACCGGCCACTCGGTCACCGTCGGCCAGTTCGACCGGGCGAGCGAGCTGTTCGACGCCGGCCGCGAGGTGAACTACCGCGGCGCGTCGGGCGCGCTCGACCTCCAGCCCGACCTCGAACCGCTCTCGGCGTACCTCGTCGAGCGCGTGCAGGGCGGCAGCGTCCAGACACTCGAACTCCTCCAGCGCTCGTACTTCGGGGGTGCGGAGGCGTGA
- a CDS encoding methyl-accepting chemotaxis protein, translating into MSDRLSGRFERFLPERVRRSYALKFNALLLAVVLVLAAAGGVVHLQTQQTVGADTEADVSGIADQQAAALNDWVSQKKATTRFVANDLEDDNRNVEARLERTFATLPTDAHSIHYVDTGSDTVIASTDDSLSGQTVAADETPWLSSLREGGDGISLSEPYEAGDEPVVAFSTVVGDSGRAVVLTASLADRSQSFEVPEATGDVKVVGGDGDVVFDNRNRALLEPYTTSDGSVPEGVETARAGDTTFGVVSERTGMDDGRYATAYTPVVGTNWVLAYHVPRGDAYALQSQVTQSVAVLVVIALVGVAAVGLTVGRRTSNALEEVAERADAIAAGRLDADLPETRRTDEVGQLVASFRSMRSYLRTAADQADALAAQEFDDDVLDEELPGSFGESLSEMHERLETLITDIEAARADAEQTREEAERLNEELEATADAFSEEMAAAADGDLTRRLDPDADSESMQAIADSFNEMLEELEATIRRVRDIADAVDDSSRDVATSAGEIRNASEQVSDSVQGISASAETQRENLDEVGDEVTSLSATVEEIAASADDVAQTVDEAAAEGERGAEQAEAAMRELDRIEATADDAIERVEALEDAVSSIGEVTDVITDIADQTNMLALNANIEASHADTDGDGFAVVADEVKSLAEETKDSAGEIADLVESVREEVDDTVEDMHELGERVNTGSETIDDALSSLDDIVERVETANASVQSINEATDEQAASTEEVVTMTDEVKDLSDRTAEEAQDVSAAAEEQTASVTQVADRAGDLEDRVEELNGLLAQFDVEGGDGVEPTGTASSGDSDGPAAAPDGGSDR; encoded by the coding sequence GTGAGCGACCGACTCAGCGGCCGCTTCGAGCGCTTCCTGCCCGAGCGCGTGCGCCGGAGCTACGCGCTGAAGTTCAACGCGCTCCTGCTCGCCGTCGTCCTCGTGCTCGCGGCCGCGGGCGGCGTCGTCCACCTCCAGACCCAGCAGACCGTCGGCGCGGACACGGAGGCCGACGTCTCCGGCATCGCCGACCAGCAGGCGGCCGCGCTCAACGACTGGGTGAGCCAGAAGAAAGCCACCACGCGGTTCGTCGCGAACGACCTCGAAGACGACAACCGCAACGTGGAGGCGCGCCTCGAACGCACGTTCGCGACGCTGCCGACGGACGCCCACTCCATCCACTACGTCGACACCGGCTCGGACACCGTCATCGCGAGCACGGACGACTCGCTGTCCGGGCAGACCGTCGCCGCCGACGAGACGCCGTGGCTGTCCTCGCTGCGGGAGGGCGGCGACGGCATCAGCCTCTCGGAGCCGTACGAGGCGGGCGACGAGCCGGTCGTCGCGTTCTCGACGGTGGTCGGGGACTCCGGGCGCGCGGTCGTGCTGACCGCGTCGCTGGCCGACCGCTCGCAGTCGTTCGAGGTCCCGGAGGCGACCGGCGACGTGAAGGTCGTCGGCGGTGACGGCGACGTCGTCTTCGACAACCGCAACCGCGCGCTGCTGGAGCCGTACACGACCAGCGACGGCAGCGTCCCCGAAGGCGTGGAGACCGCGCGCGCTGGGGACACGACGTTCGGCGTCGTGAGCGAGCGCACGGGCATGGACGACGGCCGGTACGCCACCGCGTACACGCCCGTCGTCGGCACGAACTGGGTGCTCGCGTACCACGTGCCGCGCGGCGACGCGTACGCGCTCCAGTCGCAGGTCACCCAGAGCGTCGCCGTGCTCGTCGTCATCGCGCTCGTCGGCGTCGCCGCCGTCGGCCTGACCGTCGGCCGCCGCACGTCGAACGCGCTCGAAGAGGTCGCCGAGCGCGCGGACGCCATCGCGGCCGGCCGGCTCGACGCCGACCTGCCGGAGACCCGCCGCACCGACGAGGTCGGCCAGCTCGTCGCGTCGTTCCGCTCGATGCGGTCGTACCTCCGGACGGCAGCCGACCAGGCGGACGCGCTCGCCGCCCAGGAGTTCGACGACGACGTCCTCGACGAGGAGCTTCCGGGGTCGTTCGGGGAGTCGCTGTCGGAGATGCACGAGCGCCTGGAGACGCTCATCACGGACATCGAGGCCGCGCGCGCCGACGCCGAGCAGACCCGCGAGGAGGCCGAGCGCCTCAACGAGGAGCTGGAGGCGACCGCGGACGCGTTCAGCGAGGAGATGGCGGCAGCGGCGGACGGCGACCTCACGCGCCGCCTCGACCCGGACGCCGACAGCGAGTCGATGCAGGCCATCGCGGACTCGTTCAACGAGATGCTCGAAGAGCTCGAGGCGACCATCCGGCGCGTCCGCGACATCGCGGACGCCGTCGACGACTCCAGCCGGGACGTCGCGACGAGCGCCGGCGAGATTCGGAACGCCAGCGAGCAGGTCAGCGACAGCGTGCAGGGCATCTCCGCGAGCGCGGAGACCCAGCGCGAGAACCTCGACGAGGTCGGCGACGAGGTGACGTCGCTGTCCGCGACCGTCGAGGAGATCGCGGCGAGCGCCGACGACGTCGCCCAGACCGTCGACGAGGCGGCCGCGGAGGGCGAGCGCGGCGCCGAGCAGGCCGAGGCCGCGATGCGCGAGCTCGACCGCATCGAGGCGACCGCCGACGACGCCATCGAGCGCGTCGAAGCGCTCGAAGACGCGGTCTCGTCCATCGGCGAGGTGACCGACGTCATCACGGACATCGCCGACCAGACGAACATGCTCGCGCTGAACGCGAACATCGAGGCGAGCCACGCCGACACCGACGGCGACGGGTTCGCGGTGGTCGCCGACGAGGTCAAGAGCCTCGCGGAGGAGACCAAAGACTCCGCCGGGGAGATCGCGGACCTCGTGGAGTCCGTCCGCGAGGAGGTCGACGACACCGTCGAGGACATGCACGAACTCGGCGAGCGCGTGAACACGGGCAGCGAGACCATCGACGACGCGCTGTCCTCGCTGGACGACATCGTCGAGCGCGTCGAGACCGCGAACGCGAGCGTGCAGTCCATCAACGAGGCGACCGACGAGCAGGCCGCCTCCACCGAGGAGGTCGTCACGATGACCGACGAGGTCAAAGACCTCAGTGACCGGACCGCCGAGGAGGCCCAGGACGTCTCCGCGGCCGCCGAGGAGCAGACCGCCTCCGTCACGCAGGTCGCGGACCGCGCGGGGGACCTCGAAGACCGCGTCGAGGAGCTCAACGGGCTGCTCGCGCAGTTCGACGTCGAGGGCGGCGACGGCGTCGAGCCGACCGGTACGGCGTCGAGCGGTGATTCGGACGGTCCGGCGGCCGCGCCGGACGGCGGCAGCGACCGGTAG